In one Catalinimonas alkaloidigena genomic region, the following are encoded:
- a CDS encoding TonB-dependent receptor: MTFVYSRTGALAWAFLLMLVCAGSGFAQVPLTARLEGHIHTTDQQPLPGATLLLNATRWGTAADLDGFYQLHSVPPGRYEVVVSSMGYVTRTEEVTLQAGQTLSLDVALQEASTELDAVTVFGKSALQETKELAYEVQTINARQLHNTTLDLGHALDRVSGVRVRESGGVGSRMNFSLNGFTGRQVKFFIDGVPMDNFGSSFQLNNIPVNLAERIEIYKGVVPIWLGSDALGGAINIVTNQSLRKYLDVSYSYGSFNTHRAVVNAAYTTKSGFTAQLNAFQNYSDNNYWVHVDVADLNTGRYYPNQRVRRFHDTYHNETLIANVGVVNKPYADRLLLGVTLGKNYSEIQTGARLVSVFGDWYRRGTILMPTLKYQKRDLLVPGLDVTVNANYNLGTEQNIDTVYRRYNWFGDYKQYRGEGSERSRSLYKYRNHNGIVTGNANYRLGQHHALALNHVFTTFNRQGSDALYPENVQYDQPRLSFKHVTGLGYKYDYHDRWSTSLFVKHYLQRNRYSQSYNPSGSWGDVAYLTQESVFSSVGYGMASTYFIAPRLQVKASYEKSFRLPESEELYGDLVNLQGNIDLKPETSHNFNVGATYETSLRQVHQVSVSGNLLYRDARDFIRARLNHNQTMQVMDNLMDVTNAGVDGEVRYSYRKLLTAGLNLTYQNLRNNTRYEGGQTIESVVYRDRIPNMPYLFGNADGSLFLSDLWWEGSRLTVGYNLLYVHAFYLYWPSLGSDKLDIPRQLSHDANLTLALADGTYNITLEGRNLTDARLYDNFSLQKPGRNFTVKLRYFLSK; encoded by the coding sequence ATGACGTTCGTTTACTCTCGCACAGGTGCGCTTGCCTGGGCCTTTCTGCTGATGCTTGTGTGTGCCGGATCTGGCTTCGCACAGGTTCCGTTGACCGCTAGGCTGGAAGGCCATATCCATACTACCGACCAACAGCCCCTGCCCGGCGCGACCCTTTTGTTGAACGCAACCCGCTGGGGGACCGCCGCCGACCTTGACGGCTTCTATCAGTTGCACTCGGTGCCGCCCGGCCGTTATGAGGTGGTGGTGTCGTCGATGGGGTACGTCACCCGCACGGAAGAAGTGACCCTGCAGGCGGGACAGACACTTTCCCTGGATGTGGCCTTGCAGGAAGCCTCGACTGAACTGGATGCAGTGACCGTTTTCGGAAAAAGTGCCTTGCAGGAAACCAAAGAACTGGCTTACGAAGTGCAGACCATCAACGCACGGCAACTGCACAACACCACGCTCGACCTCGGACACGCCCTCGACCGGGTCTCCGGCGTGCGCGTCCGGGAGTCGGGGGGTGTCGGTTCGCGTATGAACTTCTCGCTGAACGGCTTTACCGGGCGGCAGGTGAAATTTTTCATCGACGGCGTGCCGATGGACAACTTCGGCTCTTCTTTTCAGCTCAACAACATTCCGGTTAACCTGGCCGAGCGCATCGAAATTTACAAAGGGGTCGTGCCCATCTGGCTGGGGTCCGATGCGCTGGGCGGGGCCATCAACATCGTCACCAACCAGTCGCTACGCAAGTACCTGGACGTTTCTTATTCGTACGGTTCGTTCAACACCCACCGCGCAGTGGTCAATGCCGCCTATACCACCAAAAGCGGCTTTACGGCGCAACTCAACGCCTTTCAGAACTACTCGGACAACAACTACTGGGTCCATGTCGACGTGGCCGACCTCAACACGGGGCGGTACTACCCCAACCAGCGGGTGCGGCGTTTCCACGACACGTACCACAACGAAACCCTCATCGCCAACGTGGGTGTGGTGAACAAACCCTACGCCGACCGATTGCTGCTGGGCGTTACGCTGGGCAAGAACTACAGCGAGATCCAGACCGGCGCGCGGCTGGTCAGCGTCTTCGGCGACTGGTACCGGCGTGGCACGATCCTGATGCCCACGCTGAAGTACCAGAAACGGGATCTGCTCGTGCCGGGGCTGGACGTGACGGTCAATGCCAACTACAACTTGGGAACGGAACAGAACATCGACACCGTCTATCGTCGCTACAACTGGTTCGGCGACTACAAGCAGTACCGAGGCGAAGGCAGCGAGCGATCGCGTTCCCTCTACAAGTACCGCAACCACAACGGCATCGTGACGGGCAACGCCAACTACCGGCTCGGTCAGCACCATGCGCTGGCCCTCAACCACGTCTTCACGACCTTCAACCGCCAGGGGAGCGACGCCCTTTATCCTGAAAATGTGCAGTACGACCAGCCTCGCCTCAGCTTCAAACACGTGACCGGCCTGGGGTACAAGTACGATTACCACGACCGGTGGAGTACGTCGCTGTTTGTCAAGCACTACCTGCAACGCAACCGCTACAGCCAGTCGTACAATCCCAGCGGTAGCTGGGGCGATGTCGCGTACCTGACGCAGGAAAGCGTCTTCAGCAGCGTCGGCTACGGCATGGCCAGCACGTACTTTATCGCCCCGCGGCTACAGGTAAAAGCCTCGTACGAAAAAAGCTTCCGCCTGCCCGAATCCGAAGAACTCTACGGCGATCTGGTGAACCTGCAGGGCAACATCGACCTGAAGCCGGAAACCAGCCACAACTTCAATGTGGGAGCCACGTACGAAACCAGCCTTCGGCAGGTCCATCAGGTCAGCGTCAGCGGCAATCTGCTCTACCGCGACGCGCGGGACTTTATCCGGGCGCGGCTGAACCACAACCAGACCATGCAGGTGATGGACAACCTGATGGATGTAACCAACGCGGGTGTCGACGGCGAGGTGCGGTATTCGTACCGCAAGCTGCTGACGGCCGGCCTGAACCTGACCTACCAGAACCTGCGCAACAACACGCGCTACGAAGGAGGCCAAACGATCGAGAGCGTCGTCTACCGGGACCGCATCCCCAACATGCCGTACCTGTTCGGCAACGCCGACGGTTCGCTGTTCCTGAGCGATCTGTGGTGGGAGGGAAGTCGGCTGACGGTCGGCTACAATCTCCTCTACGTCCACGCCTTTTACCTCTACTGGCCCAGCCTGGGCAGTGACAAACTGGACATTCCCCGGCAACTTTCGCACGACGCCAACCTTACCCTGGCGCTGGCCGACGGCACGTACAACATCACCCTCGAAGGGCGTAACCTGACCGATGCCCGGCTCTACGACAACTTCAGCCTGCAGAAACCCGGGCGGAACTTCACCGTCAAACTGCGCTACTTTCTTTCCAAGTAA
- a CDS encoding DUF4374 domain-containing protein, translating to MFATNASQLTRFSSVLLTGALLLTACDEKGETDPGTGGDETGTKYIIASSPIASEGVADYLLTVDDLTTGTTSTVGNGKEQDGSYRYYTTNQNRFFSMLYGQGNPGAVTTYELDEAGSLSQLSNFQSETVQAFAPVGDDILMVKVPRSGDENALWFQVDANQIEIVADGQINIVNLAANGERAHFTWLTQVGDKVFAPYMSIKGCCSDVFGTQYPDSSWIAVFSYPDMTLEKVIKDDRTSYIGRYFTNGLAVDENSDVYAFSAAVATNSGEMASTNPSAILRINSGQTEFDPSYFFDIEEATGGYSITAQNYVGNGKMLAMLAAEKAAYSVGTRLAIVDVYNQSVTWVEGQPDPASITQVTTNNLVEENTVFVGITTNEGSYVYGIDATNATATQGLKVEGGQITAIRKLTY from the coding sequence ATGTTTGCTACCAATGCCTCTCAGCTCACCCGTTTCTCTTCAGTTCTGCTTACCGGGGCGCTTCTTCTGACTGCCTGCGACGAGAAAGGGGAGACCGATCCCGGAACCGGCGGTGACGAAACCGGCACCAAATACATCATTGCTTCTTCGCCCATTGCTTCGGAGGGCGTTGCCGATTACCTGCTGACCGTCGACGACCTGACCACCGGCACGACCAGTACGGTCGGCAACGGTAAAGAACAGGACGGCTCGTACCGGTACTACACCACCAACCAGAACCGCTTCTTCAGCATGCTGTACGGGCAGGGTAATCCTGGCGCCGTAACAACGTACGAACTGGACGAGGCCGGATCGCTCAGCCAGCTCTCTAATTTTCAGTCGGAAACGGTGCAGGCGTTCGCGCCAGTCGGTGACGACATCCTGATGGTGAAAGTGCCCCGTAGCGGCGACGAGAACGCCCTCTGGTTCCAGGTAGACGCGAACCAGATTGAAATTGTGGCCGACGGCCAGATCAACATCGTGAACCTGGCCGCCAACGGCGAGCGGGCCCATTTTACCTGGCTCACGCAGGTCGGCGACAAGGTGTTTGCGCCTTACATGAGCATCAAAGGCTGTTGCAGCGACGTGTTCGGGACGCAGTATCCGGACAGCAGCTGGATCGCCGTTTTCTCGTACCCGGACATGACGCTGGAGAAAGTCATCAAAGACGACCGCACCAGCTACATCGGGCGCTACTTTACCAACGGCCTGGCCGTCGACGAGAACAGCGATGTCTACGCCTTCTCGGCCGCCGTGGCGACCAACAGCGGCGAGATGGCCTCCACGAACCCTTCGGCCATCCTGCGGATCAACAGCGGGCAGACGGAGTTCGATCCCAGCTACTTCTTCGATATCGAAGAGGCTACCGGTGGTTACTCGATCACGGCGCAGAATTACGTAGGCAACGGAAAAATGCTGGCGATGCTGGCGGCCGAGAAAGCGGCTTATTCGGTCGGTACCCGGCTGGCCATCGTGGATGTCTACAACCAGTCGGTCACCTGGGTGGAAGGGCAGCCCGATCCGGCGAGCATCACGCAGGTCACCACCAACAACCTGGTGGAAGAAAACACGGTATTCGTAGGCATTACGACCAACGAGGGCAGCTACGTCTACGGAATTGACGCCACCAACGCGACCGCCACGCAGGGCCTGAAGGTAGAAGGCGGGCAGATCACGGCCATCCGCAAATTAACCTATTAA